The following are from one region of the Actinomyces sp. Marseille-P3109 genome:
- a CDS encoding 4'-phosphopantetheinyl transferase family protein translates to MSASLRKLLPLCINVSERRDDRDHEPLYSQEWDYLAPAVSRRKAEFLTSRCCAREVLAALGLDRPPMIPGPAGAPRWPDGVVGSITHCEGYRAAVAAWAREVWAVGVDAEPAKSLPPGVLEVVALDAEIDRLAVLSSTNPDLPWDRLLFSVKESVYKVWFPLARTWLDFEDADVRLDRSGRFTAVLAQPLLVPGGEAVNELSGRWATDGRHVLSALALLDPTVPVGELVP, encoded by the coding sequence ATGAGTGCTAGTCTTCGGAAATTGCTTCCGCTGTGCATCAACGTCAGTGAGCGTCGCGATGACCGGGACCACGAGCCTCTCTACTCGCAGGAGTGGGACTATCTTGCACCTGCTGTTTCGAGGCGAAAAGCAGAGTTCTTGACCTCCCGGTGCTGCGCCCGTGAGGTGCTCGCGGCTCTAGGCCTTGACCGGCCGCCCATGATCCCCGGCCCCGCAGGGGCACCGCGTTGGCCGGATGGTGTCGTCGGCAGTATCACCCACTGTGAGGGGTATCGGGCCGCGGTCGCTGCCTGGGCCCGTGAGGTGTGGGCTGTTGGAGTGGACGCTGAGCCCGCGAAGTCTTTGCCGCCCGGCGTGCTTGAGGTCGTGGCGCTCGATGCTGAAATCGATAGGCTCGCGGTGCTAAGTTCGACAAACCCGGACCTTCCTTGGGATCGCTTGCTCTTCAGTGTCAAGGAGTCTGTGTACAAGGTTTGGTTCCCACTTGCGCGGACGTGGCTAGATTTCGAGGACGCTGATGTGCGGCTCGATCGCTCCGGACGGTTTACTGCCGTGCTCGCCCAACCGCTGCTGGTGCCGGGAGGAGAGGCCGTGAATGAGTTGTCAGGGCGTTGGGCTACTGATGGACGGCACGTCCTATCGGCCCTCGCACTGCTGGACCCCACCGTTCCGGTTGGGGAACTCGTACCGTGA
- a CDS encoding transposase family protein yields MTEVLAGCRSLTAIWEHTTDLTAADLEALGLPEGQALPSESAIRRVLQDLDPTDLDTHVRSWFCTRTGTIAGRRVIAVDGKTM; encoded by the coding sequence GTGACGGAGGTGCTGGCCGGCTGCCGGAGCCTGACAGCGATATGGGAGCACACCACCGACCTGACCGCCGCCGACCTGGAGGCCCTGGGCTTACCAGAGGGGCAGGCCCTCCCGTCGGAGTCGGCCATCCGGCGGGTGCTCCAGGACCTGGACCCCACGGACCTCGACACTCATGTGAGGTCCTGGTTCTGTACACGTACCGGCACCATCGCCGGCCGCAGAGTCATCGCAGTGGACGGCAAGACCATGTGA